The following proteins are co-located in the Zonotrichia albicollis isolate bZonAlb1 chromosome 1, bZonAlb1.hap1, whole genome shotgun sequence genome:
- the GORASP1 gene encoding Golgi reassembly-stacking protein 1 has product MGLSSSSEGPGGGAEGFHVHGVQENSPAQQGGLEPFFDFIIAIGHTRLNKENNMLKDLLKANAEKAVKLEVYNIKTMKIREVEVIPSNMWGGQGLLGASVRFCSFQGANEHVWHVLDVEPSSPAALAGLQPYTDYVVGSDQILQESEDFFSLIESHEGKPLKLMVYNTEADSIREVVVTPNGAWGGEGSLGCGIGYGYLHRIPTQSTTSKKKPESKSASPSPETGTPLPSTNGYTETPLLAPTSQNDSSEAVMNLDHSTEQEMSGYSPESSLSPPPPLQRVMDPGFLDMSGISVSEFTSLTEVSNLSSSAPFNMPAAGASVGSETLMPKSEASAYFENSSALDPEGPGKQPPLDDLLPSIPSLPSLDLPHDISSKTTLGTDGDNQEPKVLVNSMESSLPTAPDTPEHEAASEQKGEAAAQDPQ; this is encoded by the exons GTTCAGGAGAACTCCCCAGCCCAACAAGGAGGACTGGAACCTTTCTTTGATTTCATCATTGCCATAGGACACACGAGGCTT AACAAGGAGAACAATATGCTGAAAGACCTGCTGAAGGCAAATGCTGAAAAAGCAGTGAAGCTGGAGGTGTACAACATCAAAACGATGAAAATCCGAGAGGTGGAGGTGATCCCCAGCAACATGTGGGGAGGCCAAGGCCTCCTTGGGGCCAGTGTGAGGTTCTGCAGCTTCCAGGGAGCCAATGAGCACGTGTGGCACGTTCTG GACGTGGAGCCTTcgtctcctgcagctctggctggtCTCCAGCCTTACACTGACTACGTTGTTGGATCTGATCAGATTCTGCAGGAG TCAGAGGATTTCTTTTCCCTGATTGAATCCCACGAGGGGAAGCCTCTGAAGCTGATGGTTTATAACACTGAGGCAGATTCCATCCGAGAGGTAGTTGTGACTCCCAATGGAGCTTGGGGTGGAGAAGGAAG TTTAGGATGTGGTATTGGATATGGCTATTTGCACAGAATTCCAACACAGTCCACAACATCCAAGAAAAAGCCAGAAAGCAAATCAGCTTCACCCTCACCAGAAACTGGAACTCCTCTGCCATCCACTAATGGTTACACAGAG ACTCCACTGTTGGCACCTACCTCTCAGAATGACAGCTCTGAAGCAGTTATGAACTTGGATCATTCCACAGAGCAGGAAATGAGTGGTTACTCACCAGAAagctccctttctcctcctccccctctccAGAGAGTTATGGATCCAG gATTTCTAGATATGTCTGGAATTTCAGTTTCTGAGTTCACAAGCTTAACAGAAGTGTCCAACCTATCCTCATCTGCCCCCTTCaacatgccagcagcaggagcttctgTAGGCTCTGAAACATTAATGCCAAAGAGTGAAGCCTCTGCTTATTTTG AAAACTCCTCAGCTTTGGACCCTGAAGGACCAGGCAAGCAGCCCCCCCTGGATGACCTCCTGCCTTCAATTCCATCTCTACCTTCTCTTGATCTTCCTCATGACATTTCTTCAAAAACAACACTAGGAACTGATGGTGATAACCAGGAGCCCAAGGTGCTTGTGAACAGCATGGAGAGCTCCCTCCCCACTGCTCCAGACACACCAGAGCATGAAGCAGCAAGTGAGCAGAAAGGAGAAGCAGCTGCACAAGATCCTCAGTGA
- the WDR48 gene encoding WD repeat-containing protein 48, with protein MAAHHRQNTAGRRKVQVSYVIRDEVEKYNRNGVNALQLDPALNRLFTAGRDSIIRIWSVNQHKQDPYIASMEHHTDWVNDIVLCCNGKTLISASSDTTVKVWNAHKGFCMSTLRTHKDYVKALAYAKDKELVASAGLDRQIFLWDVNTLTALTASNNTVTTSSLSGNKDSIYSLAMNQMGTVIVSGSTEKVLRVWDPRTCAKLMKLKGHTDNVKALLLNRDGTQCLSGSSDGTIRLWSLGQQRCIATYRVHDEGVWALQVNEAFTHIYSGGRDRKIYCTDLRNPDIRVLICEEKAPVLKMELDRSADPPPALWVATTKSSVNKWTLKGIHNFRASGDYDNDCTNPIPPLCTQPDQVIKGGASIIQCHILNDKRHILTKDTNNNVAYWDVLKACKVEDLGKVDFEEEIKKRFKMVYVPNWFSVDLKTGMLTITLDESDCFAAWVSAKDAGFSSPDGSDPKLNLGGLLLQALLEYWPRTHINPMDEEENEINHVNGEQENRVQKGNGYFQVPPHTPVIFGEAGGRTLFRLLCRDSGGETESMLLNETVPQWVIDITVDKNMPKFNKIPFYLQPHSSSGAKTLKKDRLSASDMLQVRKVMEHVYEKIINLDNESQTTSSSNNEKAGEQEKEEDIAVLAEEKIELLCQDQVLDPNMDLRTVKHFIWKSGGDLTLHYRQKST; from the exons GTTTCCTATGTGATTAGAGATGAAGTGGAGAAGTACAACCGGAACGGGGTGAATGCGCTTCAGCTGGACCCAGCATTAAACAGACTCTTCACGGCAGGGCGAGACTCCATCATAAGGATATGGAGTGTCAATCAGCACAAG CAAGACCCTTATATAGCATCTATGGAACATCACACAGATTGGGTAAATGACATTGTGCTCTGCTGCAATGGCAAAACAT TGATATCTGCTTCTTCAGATACTACTGTTAAAGTGTGGAATGCACATAAGGGATTTTGCATGTCAACACTAAGGACGCATAAG GACTATGTGAAAGCCTTAGCATATGCAAAAGATAAGGAGCTGGTAGCATCTGCTGGGCTGGACAGACAGATATTCCTCTGGGATGTAAATactctcacagcactgactgCCTCAAATAATACTGTCACAA ctTCTTCCCTGAGTGGGAACAAAGACTCAATCTACAGCCTTGCAATGAATCAAATGGGAACAGTTATTGTATCAGGGTCCACTGAAAAG GTTCTAAGGGTGTGGGATCCAAGGACTTGTGCAAAACTCATGAAACTCAAAGGGCACACAGACAATGTCAAAGCTTTGTTGTTGAACAGAGATGGCACCCAG TGTCTTTCAGGCAGCTCTGACGGGACAATCCGCCTGtggtcccttgggcagcagaggTGCATAGCCACGTACAGAGTCCATGATGAGGGTGTTTGGGCTCTGCAGGTCAATGAAGCCTTCACTCATATTTATtcaggaggaagagacaggAAGATTTATTGTACAGATCTAAGAAATCCTGATATCAGGGTGCTGATCTGTGAAGAAAAGGCACCGGTTCTTAAG ATGGAACTGGATAGATCAGCTGATCCTCCTCCAGCACTTTGGGTAGCAACAACTAAATCCTCTGTGAATAAATGG ACTTTGAAGGGAATCCATAATTTTAGAGCTTCAGGAGATTATGATAATGATTGTACCAATCCCATACCACCCCTGTGTACACAGCCTGACCAAGTTATAAAAG ggggtGCTAGTATTATTCAGTGCCACATTCTTAATGACAAGAGGCACATACTAACCAAAGACACAAATAATAATGTGGCATACTGGGATGTCTTGAAG GCATGTAAAGTTGAAGACCTTGGGAAAGTAGATTTTGAAGAAGAAATTAAGAAGAGGTTTAAAATGGTTTATGTGCCAAACTGGTTCTCAGTGGACTTGAAAACTGGG ATGTTGACAATTACTTTGGATGAAAGTGACTGCTTTGCAGCCTGGGTTTCAGCAAAGGATGCTGGATTTAGCAGTCCTGATGGTTCTGATCCAAAAT TAAACCTTGGAGGGCTTCTGCTGCAAGCACTTCTGGAGTATTGGCCTAGAACACATATCAATCCAATGGATGAAGAGGAAAATGAGATAAACCATG tGAATGGGGAGCAGGAGAACAGAGTCCAGAAGGGAAATGGATACTTCCAAGTGCCACCACATACACCAGTTATTTTTGGTGAGGCTGGAGGACGCACTTTGTTCAG GTTGCTATGTCGGGATTCAGGTGGTGAAACTGAATCCATGCTTCTTAATGAAACAGTGCCACAATGGGTAATTGACATCACTGTGGAT AAAAATATGCCCAAGTTCAATAAGATTCCCTTCTACCTCCAACCTCATTCATCATCAGGGGCAAAAACTCTAAAAAA AGACCGGCTGTCAGCCAGTGACATGCTTCAGGTGAGAAAGGTGATGGAACATGTGTATGAGAAAATCATCAACTTGGACAATGAGTCTCAGACAACGAGCTCCTCCAACAATGAGAAAGCAGGAGAgcaagaaaaggaggaggacATTGCTGTGCTAGCAGAGGAGAAGATTGAACTTCTGTGCCAGGACCAG GTTTTGGACCCCAACATGGACCTTCGGACTGTCAAGCACTTCATCTGGAAGAGTGGCGGGGACCTGACGCTTCACTACCGCCAGAAATCGACGTGA